A genomic window from Gossypium hirsutum isolate 1008001.06 chromosome D10, Gossypium_hirsutum_v2.1, whole genome shotgun sequence includes:
- the LOC107916260 gene encoding probable RNA-binding protein EIF1AD, whose amino-acid sequence MKGGRKNLKRAAKDQILNLQHGQSVMQVLSLRGSNLIEVIDARGQKSLALFPAKFQKSMWIKRGSFVVVDESGKEKALESGSKVACIVSQVLFFDQVRALQKSPEWPEIFKSSNLDDSNENDGGATSESLQRDTTPIEVNDEIESSDEDGLPPLEANLNRIRPFELQSDRESDSGSDTD is encoded by the exons ATGAAAGGAGGGAGGAAGAATCTAAAGAGGGCAGCAAAAGACCAAATATTGAACCTTCAACATGGCCAAAGCGTCATGCAAGTGCTGTCTCTAAGGGGATCCAATCTCATTGAG GTAATAGATGCTCGAGGACAAAAATCACTAGCATTATTTCCAGCTAAGTTTCAGAAGAGCATGTGGATAAAACGAG GGAGTTTTGTTGTAGTTGATGAAAGTGGAAAGGAAAAGGCACTTGAGTCTGGTTCCAAGGTGGCATGCATTGTTTCTCAAGTTCTGTTTTTTGACCAAGTTCGGGCACTACAGAAATCTCCTGAATG GCCTGAAATTTTCAAATCCTCAAATCTAGATGATTCAAATGAAAACGATGGAGGTGCCACCTCAGAAAGTTTGCAGAGAGATACCACGCCAATAGAAGTAAATGATGAGATTGAGTCAAGTGATGAGGATGGGCTTCCGCCATTGGAAGCTAATTTGAACAGAATCAGGCCGTTTGAGTTGCAATCGGATAGAGAGTCCGACTCAGGATCTGATACGGATTGA
- the LOC107916259 gene encoding dentin sialophosphoprotein isoform X3, translating into MATETAPKVRLVRCPKCLLVLQEVADVPIYKCGGCDAILVAKNKKAIAKTTSVLQEAEAVGNQLVRLSERGESSGSGLQDVVPSPLESRLSQESGENRDVSTGSHSEEHGEDVSLEARYEKDQNTSRDSDGNGEMLDENRSTGSHSEEQDQHLLVEGRRNGCYEKEQNASRDSDGDMLDENRSTDSRSKKHGENLSIEGQRNGRYEKDQDTSRDGDGDGDGDGDMVDESRSIDSHSEEHGENLSVEGHNGSYEADQIASRDGDGDMVDENGPNEGQQNGTGLLQTESLEHCDVRLPGVLIEGSISAELHHENEELVLEAETNLEAEANVMSLQLEGGNSQLETNDKVDSNTGGSPKGEHHRFNSVRSMDTYGTIDFVSIGSEFSGPIEYLSKSTTIRSSHAYDGSISSYDGMDDHFPDQQLHSFENNYKPANLSSDFSNKKHYAMRRYGKWHRDEPLEPVTHHRPLRNWPRLERDQYPSQIPLSQRVPLHGYESAGPSHESRDEFPFDSAFHPFKKAEYGKEEKMKLLKMVYELQDQISKTCQLNEKTNGNASSDVPWKQEHFSTYNHQKEPPEDEILYPTYYGRHGPRSSWSQRSRFSHVPFSGGAINTRHGIDNTCLCCHPQAWQRSEQLPPPVFPHNRGFCRACRGKSI; encoded by the exons ATGGCCACTGAAACAGCTCCTAAAGTTCGACTTGTTAGGTGTCCTAAATGCCTTTTGGTTCTTCAAGAAGTGGCTGATGTTCCAATTTACAAGTGTGGAGGCTGTGATGCAATTCTTGTAG CTAAAAATAAAAAGGCCATTGCCAAAACCACCTCTGTCTTGCAAGAAGCTGAAGCTGTCGGGAATCAATTGGTTCGGTTGTCGGAACGTGGAGAATCTAGCGGCTCAGGTCTGCAAGATGTTGTTCCTTCCCCTTTGGAGAGTCGATTGAGTCAAGAAAGTGGAGAGAATCGGGATGTTTCTACCGGCTCTCATAGTGAGGAGCACGGTGAGGACGTATCGTTAGAAGCTCGCTATGAGAAGGATCAAAATACATCCAGAGATAGTGATGGTAATGGTGAAATGCTTGATGAAAATAGATCTACTGGCTCTCATAGTGAGGAGCAAGATCAGCACTTATTGGTAGAAGGGCGACGTAATGGTTGCTATGAGAAGGAACAAAATGCATCCAGAGATAGTGATGGTGATATGCTCGATGAAAATAGATCAACTGATTCTCGTAGCAAGAAGCACGGTGAGAACTTATCGATAGAAGGCCAACGTAATGGACGCTACGAGAAAGATCAAGATACTTCCAgagatggtgatggtgatggtgatggtgatggtgataTGGTTGATGAAAGTAGGTCTATTGATTCTCATAGCGAGGAGCACGGTGAGAACTTATCGGTAGAAGGCCATAATGGTAGCTACGAGGCAGATCAAATTGCATCCAGAGATGGTGATGGTGATATGGTTGATGAAAATGGACCAAATGAAGGGCAGCAAAATGGAACAGGACTGTTGCAGACAGAATCTTTAGAACATTGCGATGTTCGACTGCCAGGGGTTTTAATTGAAGGTTCTATATCCGCTGAGCTTCATCATGAGAATGAAGAGTTAGTGTTGGAAGCTGAAACAAATTTAGAAGCAGAGGCAAATGTCATGAGCTTGCAGTTAGAAGGTGGAAATTCACAATTAGAGACTAATGACAAGGTTGATTCCAACACTGGAGGCTCTCCAAAAGGTGAACATCATCGGTTTAATAGTGTGAGGTCTATGGATACTTATGGAACTATCGATTTTGTCAGTATTGGTTCCGAGTTTAGTGGTCCTATTGAATATTTGTCGAAATCCACGACAATCAGAAGCTCCCATGCTTATGATGGTAGTATCTCTTCTTATGATGGAATGGATGATCACTTCCCTGACCAGCAATTACATTCCTTTGAGAACAATTATAAGCCTGCTAACCTTTCTTCAGATTTTTCCAATAAGAAGCATTATGCGATGAGGAGATACGGCAAGTGGCACCGGGATGAACCACTAGAACCTGTAACGCATCACCGTCCACTTAGGAACTGGCCAAGACTGGAGAGAGATCAATATCCATCCCAAATTCCTTTGTCTCAAAGGGTTCCCTTGCATGGCTATGAAAGTGCTGGCCCTTCACATGAATCGCGAGATGAGTTCCCTTTCGATTCAGCCTTCCATCCATTCAAGAAGGCTGAGTATGgtaaagaagaaaagatgaaacTGTTAAAAATGGTGTATGAACTGCAGGATCAAATTAGCAAGACATGCCAACTGAATGAAAAGACCAATGGAAATGCTTCCTCTGATGTACCTTGGAAGCAAGAGCATTTTTCTACATATAACCATCAGAAGGAGCCACCTGAGGATGAGATTCTTTATCCTACTTACTATGGAAGACATGGACCAAGGAGCAGTTGGAGCCAGCGAAGTAGATTCTCGCATGTACCTTTTTCAGGTGGTGCAATAAACActagacatggcattgataacaCTTGTTTATGCTGCCATCCTCAAGCCTGGCAGCGTTCAGAGCAGTTGCCTCCTCCCGTGTTCCCACATAACCGAGGATTTTGTAGAGCTTGTCGAG GAAAGTCAATCTGA
- the LOC107916259 gene encoding protein ENHANCED DISEASE RESISTANCE 4 isoform X2 codes for MATETAPKVRLVRCPKCLLVLQEVADVPIYKCGGCDAILVAKNKKAIAKTTSVLQEAEAVGNQLVRLSERGESSGSGLQDVVPSPLESRLSQESGENRDVSTGSHSEEHGEDVSLEARYEKDQNTSRDSDGNGEMLDENRSTGSHSEEQDQHLLVEGRRNGCYEKEQNASRDSDGDMLDENRSTDSRSKKHGENLSIEGQRNGRYEKDQDTSRDGDGDGDGDGDMVDESRSIDSHSEEHGENLSVEGHNGSYEADQIASRDGDGDMVDENGPNEGQQNGTGLLQTESLEHCDVRLPGVLIEGSISAELHHENEELVLEAETNLEAEANVMSLQLEGGNSQLETNDKVDSNTGGSPKGEHHRFNSVRSMDTYGTIDFVSIGSEFSGPIEYLSKSTTIRSSHAYDGSISSYDGMDDHFPDQQLHSFENNYKPANLSSDFSNKKHYAMRRYGKWHRDEPLEPVTHHRPLRNWPRLERDQYPSQIPLSQRVPLHGYESAGPSHESRDEFPFDSAFHPFKKAEYGKEEKMKLLKMVYELQDQISKTCQLNEKTNGNASSDVPWKQEHFSTYNHQKEPPEDEILYPTYYGRHGPRSSWSQRSRFSHVPFSGGAINTRHGIDNTCLCCHPQAWQRSEQLPPPVFPHNRGFCRACRGHNCYNSFSSCPSSPQRYLGSDFSNWIQESQSDDQRYRDHEMKRYLREKHHSARRHIRPTAGGAPFLTCYYCITPLQLPADFLLFKRRFHQLRCGACSKVLKLSLQEGTHIVPYDLVAEAPPPSEVEDHSEAINVGISGLASSSHGQQC; via the exons ATGGCCACTGAAACAGCTCCTAAAGTTCGACTTGTTAGGTGTCCTAAATGCCTTTTGGTTCTTCAAGAAGTGGCTGATGTTCCAATTTACAAGTGTGGAGGCTGTGATGCAATTCTTGTAG CTAAAAATAAAAAGGCCATTGCCAAAACCACCTCTGTCTTGCAAGAAGCTGAAGCTGTCGGGAATCAATTGGTTCGGTTGTCGGAACGTGGAGAATCTAGCGGCTCAGGTCTGCAAGATGTTGTTCCTTCCCCTTTGGAGAGTCGATTGAGTCAAGAAAGTGGAGAGAATCGGGATGTTTCTACCGGCTCTCATAGTGAGGAGCACGGTGAGGACGTATCGTTAGAAGCTCGCTATGAGAAGGATCAAAATACATCCAGAGATAGTGATGGTAATGGTGAAATGCTTGATGAAAATAGATCTACTGGCTCTCATAGTGAGGAGCAAGATCAGCACTTATTGGTAGAAGGGCGACGTAATGGTTGCTATGAGAAGGAACAAAATGCATCCAGAGATAGTGATGGTGATATGCTCGATGAAAATAGATCAACTGATTCTCGTAGCAAGAAGCACGGTGAGAACTTATCGATAGAAGGCCAACGTAATGGACGCTACGAGAAAGATCAAGATACTTCCAgagatggtgatggtgatggtgatggtgatggtgataTGGTTGATGAAAGTAGGTCTATTGATTCTCATAGCGAGGAGCACGGTGAGAACTTATCGGTAGAAGGCCATAATGGTAGCTACGAGGCAGATCAAATTGCATCCAGAGATGGTGATGGTGATATGGTTGATGAAAATGGACCAAATGAAGGGCAGCAAAATGGAACAGGACTGTTGCAGACAGAATCTTTAGAACATTGCGATGTTCGACTGCCAGGGGTTTTAATTGAAGGTTCTATATCCGCTGAGCTTCATCATGAGAATGAAGAGTTAGTGTTGGAAGCTGAAACAAATTTAGAAGCAGAGGCAAATGTCATGAGCTTGCAGTTAGAAGGTGGAAATTCACAATTAGAGACTAATGACAAGGTTGATTCCAACACTGGAGGCTCTCCAAAAGGTGAACATCATCGGTTTAATAGTGTGAGGTCTATGGATACTTATGGAACTATCGATTTTGTCAGTATTGGTTCCGAGTTTAGTGGTCCTATTGAATATTTGTCGAAATCCACGACAATCAGAAGCTCCCATGCTTATGATGGTAGTATCTCTTCTTATGATGGAATGGATGATCACTTCCCTGACCAGCAATTACATTCCTTTGAGAACAATTATAAGCCTGCTAACCTTTCTTCAGATTTTTCCAATAAGAAGCATTATGCGATGAGGAGATACGGCAAGTGGCACCGGGATGAACCACTAGAACCTGTAACGCATCACCGTCCACTTAGGAACTGGCCAAGACTGGAGAGAGATCAATATCCATCCCAAATTCCTTTGTCTCAAAGGGTTCCCTTGCATGGCTATGAAAGTGCTGGCCCTTCACATGAATCGCGAGATGAGTTCCCTTTCGATTCAGCCTTCCATCCATTCAAGAAGGCTGAGTATGgtaaagaagaaaagatgaaacTGTTAAAAATGGTGTATGAACTGCAGGATCAAATTAGCAAGACATGCCAACTGAATGAAAAGACCAATGGAAATGCTTCCTCTGATGTACCTTGGAAGCAAGAGCATTTTTCTACATATAACCATCAGAAGGAGCCACCTGAGGATGAGATTCTTTATCCTACTTACTATGGAAGACATGGACCAAGGAGCAGTTGGAGCCAGCGAAGTAGATTCTCGCATGTACCTTTTTCAGGTGGTGCAATAAACActagacatggcattgataacaCTTGTTTATGCTGCCATCCTCAAGCCTGGCAGCGTTCAGAGCAGTTGCCTCCTCCCGTGTTCCCACATAACCGAGGATTTTGTAGAGCTTGTCGAGGTCATAATTGTTATAATTCCTTCAGCTCTTGCCCCTCTAGCCCCCAAAGATATTTGGGATCTGATTTTTCTAACTGGATCCAGGAAAGTCAATCTGATGATCAGAGGTATAGAGATCATGAAATGAAGAGGTATTTGAGGGAGAAACATCATTCAGCTAGGCGACATATCCGGCCCACAGCAGGTGGAGCACCTTTCCTAACGTGTTATTATTGCATCACACCGTTGCAGTTACCTGCAGACTTTCTACTTTTCAAAAGGAGATTCCATCAGCTAAGATGTGGTGCTTGTTCAAAGGTGCTTAAGCTTTCGCTTCAGGAGGGAACTCATATAGTGCCTTATGATCTGGTTGCTGAAGCACCTCCACCGAGTGAGGTTGAAGACCACAGTGAGGCGATTAATGTAGGAATTTCGGGATTGGCATCTTCTAGTCATG gGCAGCAATGCTGA
- the LOC107916259 gene encoding uncharacterized protein isoform X1, protein MATETAPKVRLVRCPKCLLVLQEVADVPIYKCGGCDAILVAKNKKAIAKTTSVLQEAEAVGNQLVRLSERGESSGSGLQDVVPSPLESRLSQESGENRDVSTGSHSEEHGEDVSLEARYEKDQNTSRDSDGNGEMLDENRSTGSHSEEQDQHLLVEGRRNGCYEKEQNASRDSDGDMLDENRSTDSRSKKHGENLSIEGQRNGRYEKDQDTSRDGDGDGDGDGDMVDESRSIDSHSEEHGENLSVEGHNGSYEADQIASRDGDGDMVDENGPNEGQQNGTGLLQTESLEHCDVRLPGVLIEGSISAELHHENEELVLEAETNLEAEANVMSLQLEGGNSQLETNDKVDSNTGGSPKGEHHRFNSVRSMDTYGTIDFVSIGSEFSGPIEYLSKSTTIRSSHAYDGSISSYDGMDDHFPDQQLHSFENNYKPANLSSDFSNKKHYAMRRYGKWHRDEPLEPVTHHRPLRNWPRLERDQYPSQIPLSQRVPLHGYESAGPSHESRDEFPFDSAFHPFKKAEYGKEEKMKLLKMVYELQDQISKTCQLNEKTNGNASSDVPWKQEHFSTYNHQKEPPEDEILYPTYYGRHGPRSSWSQRSRFSHVPFSGGAINTRHGIDNTCLCCHPQAWQRSEQLPPPVFPHNRGFCRACRGHNCYNSFSSCPSSPQRYLGSDFSNWIQESQSDDQRYRDHEMKRYLREKHHSARRHIRPTAGGAPFLTCYYCITPLQLPADFLLFKRRFHQLRCGACSKVLKLSLQEGTHIVPYDLVAEAPPPSEVEDHSEAINVGISGLASSSHGNLQADPMSYSDDYGHSFCISCSTDGDPVSHTKFHHLQGSNADFKNMSSRSSKAGPSRSKRGSSEIEGLPPKPGGSPLHRLMGYSSLSQVLRGIGPSFSSKRTQD, encoded by the exons ATGGCCACTGAAACAGCTCCTAAAGTTCGACTTGTTAGGTGTCCTAAATGCCTTTTGGTTCTTCAAGAAGTGGCTGATGTTCCAATTTACAAGTGTGGAGGCTGTGATGCAATTCTTGTAG CTAAAAATAAAAAGGCCATTGCCAAAACCACCTCTGTCTTGCAAGAAGCTGAAGCTGTCGGGAATCAATTGGTTCGGTTGTCGGAACGTGGAGAATCTAGCGGCTCAGGTCTGCAAGATGTTGTTCCTTCCCCTTTGGAGAGTCGATTGAGTCAAGAAAGTGGAGAGAATCGGGATGTTTCTACCGGCTCTCATAGTGAGGAGCACGGTGAGGACGTATCGTTAGAAGCTCGCTATGAGAAGGATCAAAATACATCCAGAGATAGTGATGGTAATGGTGAAATGCTTGATGAAAATAGATCTACTGGCTCTCATAGTGAGGAGCAAGATCAGCACTTATTGGTAGAAGGGCGACGTAATGGTTGCTATGAGAAGGAACAAAATGCATCCAGAGATAGTGATGGTGATATGCTCGATGAAAATAGATCAACTGATTCTCGTAGCAAGAAGCACGGTGAGAACTTATCGATAGAAGGCCAACGTAATGGACGCTACGAGAAAGATCAAGATACTTCCAgagatggtgatggtgatggtgatggtgatggtgataTGGTTGATGAAAGTAGGTCTATTGATTCTCATAGCGAGGAGCACGGTGAGAACTTATCGGTAGAAGGCCATAATGGTAGCTACGAGGCAGATCAAATTGCATCCAGAGATGGTGATGGTGATATGGTTGATGAAAATGGACCAAATGAAGGGCAGCAAAATGGAACAGGACTGTTGCAGACAGAATCTTTAGAACATTGCGATGTTCGACTGCCAGGGGTTTTAATTGAAGGTTCTATATCCGCTGAGCTTCATCATGAGAATGAAGAGTTAGTGTTGGAAGCTGAAACAAATTTAGAAGCAGAGGCAAATGTCATGAGCTTGCAGTTAGAAGGTGGAAATTCACAATTAGAGACTAATGACAAGGTTGATTCCAACACTGGAGGCTCTCCAAAAGGTGAACATCATCGGTTTAATAGTGTGAGGTCTATGGATACTTATGGAACTATCGATTTTGTCAGTATTGGTTCCGAGTTTAGTGGTCCTATTGAATATTTGTCGAAATCCACGACAATCAGAAGCTCCCATGCTTATGATGGTAGTATCTCTTCTTATGATGGAATGGATGATCACTTCCCTGACCAGCAATTACATTCCTTTGAGAACAATTATAAGCCTGCTAACCTTTCTTCAGATTTTTCCAATAAGAAGCATTATGCGATGAGGAGATACGGCAAGTGGCACCGGGATGAACCACTAGAACCTGTAACGCATCACCGTCCACTTAGGAACTGGCCAAGACTGGAGAGAGATCAATATCCATCCCAAATTCCTTTGTCTCAAAGGGTTCCCTTGCATGGCTATGAAAGTGCTGGCCCTTCACATGAATCGCGAGATGAGTTCCCTTTCGATTCAGCCTTCCATCCATTCAAGAAGGCTGAGTATGgtaaagaagaaaagatgaaacTGTTAAAAATGGTGTATGAACTGCAGGATCAAATTAGCAAGACATGCCAACTGAATGAAAAGACCAATGGAAATGCTTCCTCTGATGTACCTTGGAAGCAAGAGCATTTTTCTACATATAACCATCAGAAGGAGCCACCTGAGGATGAGATTCTTTATCCTACTTACTATGGAAGACATGGACCAAGGAGCAGTTGGAGCCAGCGAAGTAGATTCTCGCATGTACCTTTTTCAGGTGGTGCAATAAACActagacatggcattgataacaCTTGTTTATGCTGCCATCCTCAAGCCTGGCAGCGTTCAGAGCAGTTGCCTCCTCCCGTGTTCCCACATAACCGAGGATTTTGTAGAGCTTGTCGAGGTCATAATTGTTATAATTCCTTCAGCTCTTGCCCCTCTAGCCCCCAAAGATATTTGGGATCTGATTTTTCTAACTGGATCCAGGAAAGTCAATCTGATGATCAGAGGTATAGAGATCATGAAATGAAGAGGTATTTGAGGGAGAAACATCATTCAGCTAGGCGACATATCCGGCCCACAGCAGGTGGAGCACCTTTCCTAACGTGTTATTATTGCATCACACCGTTGCAGTTACCTGCAGACTTTCTACTTTTCAAAAGGAGATTCCATCAGCTAAGATGTGGTGCTTGTTCAAAGGTGCTTAAGCTTTCGCTTCAGGAGGGAACTCATATAGTGCCTTATGATCTGGTTGCTGAAGCACCTCCACCGAGTGAGGTTGAAGACCACAGTGAGGCGATTAATGTAGGAATTTCGGGATTGGCATCTTCTAGTCATGGTAATTTGCAAGCGGATCCTATGTCTTACTCTGATGATTATGGACACTCTTTCTGCATAAGCTGCTCCACAGATGGAGATCCTGTTTCTcatacaaaatttcatcatcttcaggGCAGCAATGCTGATTTCAAAAATATGTCCAGTAGATCTTCTAAAGCAGGGCCTTCCAGGTCGAAGAGAGGATCGTCAGAAATTGAAGGGTTGCCACCGAAACCTGGAGGGTCGCCACTTCATCGACTGATGGGATATTCTTCTCTAAGCCAAGTGCTAAGGGGCATTGGACCATCCTTCTCTAGCAAAAGAACTCAGGATTGA